Below is a window of Leifsonia sp. NPDC080035 DNA.
CTGGAACGGGTCGGCCGCGCCCACGATCAGGTCGTCGTCGGCGTAGAACCGGCTGTTGAAGTCGAACGAGCCGAGCTTGCCGAGGCGCAGCAGCTGCATCACGATGAACTCGATGTTGGTGCCGGGGGCATGGTGGCCGGTGTCCAGGCACACCATCGCGCGCTCGCCGAGCGCCGCGGTCTGCACATAGCTGGTGCCCCAGTCCGGAACGTCGGTGTGGTAAAACGCGGGCTCGAAGAACTTGTACTCGAGCACCAGGCGCTTCTCGTCGCCGATCCGCTCGTAGATCGTCTGGAGGCTGTCGGCCAGGCGGTCCTGGCGGGCGCGCAGCGAGTCCTGACCCGGATAGTTGGTGCCGTCGGCGAGCCAGATCTTGAGGTCGCGCGAACCGGTCTCGTTCATCACGTCGATGCACTCGAAGTGGTGGTCGATCGCCTTCTGGCGGATCCGGTCGTCGTGGTGCGTGAGCGACCCGAACTTGTAATCGTCGTCCTGGAAGGTGTTCGAGTTGACGGTGCCGAGCTCGACGCCGTTGTCCTCCGCGTGCTTCTTCAGGTCGGCGTACGAATCCACCTTGTCCCAGGGAATGTGGAGCGCCACCGTCGGGGCGAGACCGGTGAACGTGTGCACCTGGGCCGCATCCGAGATCTTCTCGAACGGGTCGCGCGCGGTGCCGGCGGTGCCGAACACCTTGAACCGCGTGCCGGAGTTGCCGAACGCCCAGCTGGGGAGCTCGATCGCCTGCAGTGCGAGCTGGTCGCGGATCGGGTCGGTGAGTGTCATGATCCTGCCTTCTGTGGTGTCGTGGTCAGGCGCGCGCGTCGTCGCGCTGGAGAGTGGGGGACGGTGTCGGCGAGCTGTACCGCTCCGCCTCGATCTGGCGCAGCGACTTGCCCTGCGTGCGCGGGGTCCAGATCGCGCCGATCAGCAGGGCGACGACGAGGAACGCGATGAGGATGAGGCCGACGGCCGGGACGCCGGAGGTCGCCAGAAGCACGGGGAAGACGGAGCTGAGCAGGCCGACCGCGATGCGGGCGGCGAAGAAGAGGACGCCCTGAGCGCTGGCGCGGTACGGCGTCGCGAACAGCTCGGCCGTCCACACGCCGTAGAACGCCTGGGCGCCGATGCCGGCGGCGAGACCCCACGCGATCGCGAAGGTGAGCAGCGTCGGCAGCCCGGGAGGCGCGAAGACCAGGGCGACCCAGGCGAGGATGCCGAGCACGGCGCCGATGATGTAGAGGACGCGACGCGACATCCTGTCGGCGAGCAGCATGAAGCCGAAGTAGGTGGCGAGGACCGTGCAACCCCAGACCAGCACCTGCAGCAGGTCCTGCTCGACGGCGCTGTGCACGCCCGCCGCCTCGTAGACGCGCGGCATGAAGATGCCGGCCTGTCCCGCGACGAGGTTCCAGAAGCCGTAGACGCCGAAGAGGAACAGCAGCGCGGTGATGTTCACGCGCTTCGAGAACAGGGCGCGCATCCCGCGGCCCGACTCGGCGGTCGAGACGGCGCCGGTCTTGACGTCCGTCCAGAGCTTCGATTCCGGGAGCCCCTGCCGCACCCACCAGACGATGGCCGCCACCACGAAGAGGTGGAAGAAGATGATGCGGCTGCCGAGCAGCCCGAGCGGGGCGAGGGCGGCCGCAAGGGCGAAGCCGACGAGCGGGCCGATCGACCAGGCGAGCTGGGCCATGCCCACGTGCTTGCCGCGCGCGTGGTCGGGCGCCTGCTCGGCGATGTAGGTCCAGGACGCGGGGACGCCGGCGCCGACCGCGATGCCGGTGATGAGGAAGGCGGCGAACAGCATCCCGGCGTTCACCGCGAAGACCGCGAGCAGCACGCCCACCATGTAGAGGAGCAGGTCGTAGGTGTAGATGAACTTGCGGCCGAGGCGGTCGGTGAGCGGCCCGCCGAGGATGGCGCCGATCGCCGCTCCGAACGCGTTGGCGCTGAAGGCCGCCAGGATGCCGACGAAGCCGTCGGTCAGGTGGAACTGGGTCTGCCAGAAGCCGAGGCTGGTGGCGATCGCGATGATCGAGCCGGACTCGATGTAGTTGGACATGGCGACGGATGTTGTGGCCCGCCAGCCCGTTGTGCTGCTGCTTCCGACTCTCATTGCTGGGTGTTTCCTCACTGCTTCGTTGCGTTGATGCGTGGTGGTGCGGGTGGTGCGGGTGGTGCGTTGTGCGCGCTCGCGCGGGATGTGGGGCGTTCAGTCGAGATGGAAGTACTCGGTGAGCCGGTTCATGGTGCTGTCGGGCGCGGTCTCCTCGGCGAAGAACTCCGCCATCCCGGCCTGCCAGCGGGCGTTGACCTCGTGTTCCTCCATCGCGGCGACGGCGGCGTCGAAGTCGTCGGTCTCGAGGTAGCCGACGACCAGCCCCTTCGCGCGGTCGACGAACAGCGAGTAGTCGCTCCAGCCCGTCTCGCGCAGGGCGTCCAGCATCTCCGGCCAGACCGTCTCGTGCGCCCTCAGATAGTCGTCGACCCGCTCCGGCTTCAGCTGCATGGTGAAGCACACCCGGCGGGATGCACTGGCGCTCACGAGAACTCCTTCGGTCGAATGAATCGTTTCAAAGCTAGCAGGGCGTCGCCGCGCTCGCAACTCCGTGTGCGGGAGGCGCGTCCGCGGGCGTCAGGCGGAGGCGGCGGTTGGAAGGGACTCCCCAGCTGTCGAGTACGCAGAGAATCCGCGTACTCGACGGTTTCGGCTCTATTTTCTGCGTACTCGCGTGTTCTGGGGTGTGGGTAACTCCGGAACGTTCGGGCATCCCCGCGATCGGTTCCTGAGTTGTTCACGCGACACGCCGATGCGAGGCGTGAAGAACTCAGGAACAGGTGGCGAGGTAGGCGCCGACTCCGGAGTTACGCGCACTCCACCTCCGACAGACGAACTCACTCATCTCAGGCGGGCGAGGCCGCCAGGGAGGAGGAACGGCGCACGACCAGCTCCGGCACGAACCGGACGTGCTGGTGGACGTGCGCGGTCGAGGCGTCCAGGTCCTCGATCTCACGGAACAGCAGCTCGCCGGCGGCGTAGCCGATCTCGCGGCGCGGCTGACGCACGGCGGAGAGGGGGACGGCCGCGGTCGCGGCGAAGTCGATGTCGTCGTAGCCGATCAGAGCGATGTCCTCCGGCACGCGCAGGTCGTGCGCCACGAAGCCCTGCAGCAGGCCGAGCGCGAGCAGGTCGTTCGCCGCGAAGACCGCGGTGGGGCGGGACGCGGCGTCGAGGCCGGCGAGCCGGTCGGCGGCCGCGCGACCGGAGCGTGCATCCAGTGTCTCGACGGGCACGTGGACCAGGTCGACGTCCGCGCCGGACTCGGCGACGGCCTTGCGTGCGCCCTCCAGGCGGTCGCGGATCTGCTGGAGCGAGTCGGGGCCGCCGACGAACGCGATGCGCCTGTGCCCTTCCGAGATGAGGTGGTCGAGCGCCAGGCGGCCGCCCTCCACGTCGTCGACCGCCACCGAGCAGGCCTCGACGTCGGACGCGACGCGGTCGACGAGGACGGTCGGGATCCCGTGCTCGCGCAGCCGCTCGACCTCGGGCTGCGCGTCGCCGATGGCCGCGAGCAGCACGCCCCGGACGCGCTGCTGCTCGAACGCGGCGAGCTGCTGGCGCTCCCGCTCGTGGCGGTTGCCGCTGTTGCCGAGCTGGATGGAGAAGCCGCGCTCCAGCGCGAAGCCCTCCGCGCCGACGTACAGGTCGGTGAAGAACGGGTTGGCCACATCCATGACCACCATGGCGATGGCGCGGCTGGCGCCGGCGCGCAACTGGCGGGCGGACTCGTTGCGCGTGAAGCCGAGCCGGGCGATGGCGTCCTCGACGGCGCGCCGGGTGGGCTCCGCGACGATCTCCGGCCGGTTCAGGACGTTCGAGACGGTGCCGACCGCGACGCCCGCGAGAGCGGCCACATCCTTGACGCTCGGGC
It encodes the following:
- the rhaI gene encoding L-rhamnose isomerase gives rise to the protein MTLTDPIRDQLALQAIELPSWAFGNSGTRFKVFGTAGTARDPFEKISDAAQVHTFTGLAPTVALHIPWDKVDSYADLKKHAEDNGVELGTVNSNTFQDDDYKFGSLTHHDDRIRQKAIDHHFECIDVMNETGSRDLKIWLADGTNYPGQDSLRARQDRLADSLQTIYERIGDEKRLVLEYKFFEPAFYHTDVPDWGTSYVQTAALGERAMVCLDTGHHAPGTNIEFIVMQLLRLGKLGSFDFNSRFYADDDLIVGAADPFQLFRIVFEVIRGGGYGNPEVAFMLDQCHNLEAKIPGQIRSVLNVQEATAKALLVDLDALDAAQRANDVLAANTVFMDAFNTDVRSDLAAWRESRGLAADPMAAYTASGYQQKIESERVGGTQAGWGA
- a CDS encoding MFS transporter; amino-acid sequence: MSNYIESGSIIAIATSLGFWQTQFHLTDGFVGILAAFSANAFGAAIGAILGGPLTDRLGRKFIYTYDLLLYMVGVLLAVFAVNAGMLFAAFLITGIAVGAGVPASWTYIAEQAPDHARGKHVGMAQLAWSIGPLVGFALAAALAPLGLLGSRIIFFHLFVVAAIVWWVRQGLPESKLWTDVKTGAVSTAESGRGMRALFSKRVNITALLFLFGVYGFWNLVAGQAGIFMPRVYEAAGVHSAVEQDLLQVLVWGCTVLATYFGFMLLADRMSRRVLYIIGAVLGILAWVALVFAPPGLPTLLTFAIAWGLAAGIGAQAFYGVWTAELFATPYRASAQGVLFFAARIAVGLLSSVFPVLLATSGVPAVGLILIAFLVVALLIGAIWTPRTQGKSLRQIEAERYSSPTPSPTLQRDDARA
- a CDS encoding L-rhamnose mutarotase codes for the protein MSASASRRVCFTMQLKPERVDDYLRAHETVWPEMLDALRETGWSDYSLFVDRAKGLVVGYLETDDFDAAVAAMEEHEVNARWQAGMAEFFAEETAPDSTMNRLTEYFHLD
- a CDS encoding LacI family DNA-binding transcriptional regulator, whose translation is MAAKRPSVKDVAALAGVAVGTVSNVLNRPEIVAEPTRRAVEDAIARLGFTRNESARQLRAGASRAIAMVVMDVANPFFTDLYVGAEGFALERGFSIQLGNSGNRHERERQQLAAFEQQRVRGVLLAAIGDAQPEVERLREHGIPTVLVDRVASDVEACSVAVDDVEGGRLALDHLISEGHRRIAFVGGPDSLQQIRDRLEGARKAVAESGADVDLVHVPVETLDARSGRAAADRLAGLDAASRPTAVFAANDLLALGLLQGFVAHDLRVPEDIALIGYDDIDFAATAAVPLSAVRQPRREIGYAAGELLFREIEDLDASTAHVHQHVRFVPELVVRRSSSLAASPA